In one window of Gymnogyps californianus isolate 813 chromosome 7, ASM1813914v2, whole genome shotgun sequence DNA:
- the DCAF17 gene encoding DDB1- and CUL4-associated factor 17 — protein MCPQAAASAAGGRRAASRAPGVHNVCRLLTRRAHGFYARDAGVAHRKNLGLLRKIVCQESTKFKNVWTTHSASPIAYERGRIYLDNYQCCISSIAQEPRILYQKPKCSKSEKIEDALLLECPLGEMLPSPSDYKSSLIVLTVQNWLLRLCADSGEILEKIYLAGSCCKFRYLSWDTPQEVMVVKSAQNKLPAAAQQAGIQQSVLFYLAVFQVLPLSFIGMLEINKKIFGNSVTDVAVSNGILIVMYSMGLVKLYNFQAISEQFMEQPFDLGQEFDWNGQVGVVGKYPFGLPCNIKITDTPPLLFEASSLENAFQIGGYPWHYIVTPNKKKHKGVFHICSLKDNALAKNGIQDMKCCSLEPDWIYFHPDMSGRIIHVGPNLIKILKLKEVKTNTDQMEIAEDFTIVANRENCVNNAVTVTASGRVVKKRFNLLDDDPEQETFKIVDYEDELDLLSTVAVTQIGADGKAHLDFHCNEHGLLLKSIPLLESWDVTYSHEVYFDKDLVLHIEQKPNRRFSCYVYQMVCDTAKDDECSSHEKTERVFCKKGGRIFEYT, from the exons ATGTGCCCGCAGGCAGCCGCCTCAGCCGCTGGCGGGAGGAGGGCCGCCTCCCGGGCGCCCGGGGTTCACAACGTCTGCCGCCTCCTCACCCGCAGGGCCCACGGCTTTTATGCCAGAGATGCTGGTGTCGCCCACAGGAAAAACCTGGGACTCCTCAGAAAGATAGTATGTCAG GAAAGTACTAAATTCAAGAACGTTTGGACAACTCATTCTGCATCTCCTATTGCAtatgaaagaggaagaatttaCTTGGACAATTACCAGTGCTGTATTAGCAG CATTGCGCAAGAGCCAAGAATACTTTATCAAAAGCCAAAGTGTTCTAAGTcagaaaaaatagaagatgCTTTATTATTGGAATGCCCACTG GGGGAAATGCTACCAAGTCCATCAGACTATAAATCTTCCCTCATAGTCTTGACAGTGCAGAACTGGCTTCTGCGTCTCTGTGCTGATAGTggagaaatactggaaaaaatataccTTGCCGGTTCCTGTTGCAAATTCAG GTATCTGAGCTGGGATACTCCTCAAGAGGTAATGGTTGTAAAGTCAGCTCAGAATAaactccctgcagcagcacagcag GCAGGTATCCAACAGTCTGTATTGTTCTATCTTGCTGTATTCCAAGTTTTGCCTCTTTCATTCATTGGAATgctagaaataaacaaaaag atatttgGTAATAGTGTAACAGATGTTGCTGTTTCTAATGGAATCCTGATTGTAATGTATAGCATGGGTCTTGTCAAGCTCTATAACTTCCAGGCCATCTCAGAACAG TTCATGGAACAGCCATTTGATTTGGGACAGGAATTCGACTGGAATGGTCAAGTGGGAGTTGTAGGAAAGTATCCATTTGGTCTTCCAtgtaacattaaaataacag ATACCCCACCTTTGCTATTTGAAGCATCTTCTCTGGAGAATGCATTTCAAATTGGAGGTTACCCTTGGCATTATATCGTCACAcctaacaagaaaaaacataaaggaGTCTTCCATATTTGTTCTCTGAAAGACAATGCTTTG gCAAAAAATGGCATACAGGATATGAAATGCTGTTCACTGGAACCTGATTGGATATATTTCCATCCAGATATGTCAGGTAGAATAATCCACGTGGGACCAAATTTGATAAA aATCTTGAAGCTTAAGGAAGTTAAAACTAATACAGATCAAATGGAGATTGCAGAAGATTTTACGATTGTGGCCAATAGAGAAAACTGT gtGAACAACGCTGTCACTGTAACAGCTTCTGGTCGAGTGGTAAAAAAGCGTTTTAACTTGCTGGATGATGACCCAGAACAAGAG ACATTCAAAATTGTGGACTATGAAGATGAATTGGATTTGTTATCCACTGTGGCAGTTACTCAAATAGGAGCTGATGGAAAAGCGCACCTTGACTTTCATTGTAATGAACATGGGCTTCTACTTAAGAGTATTCCATTACTGGAGTCCTGGGATGTG acaTACAGTCATGAAGTTTACTTTGACAAAGACCTTGTATTACATATAGAACAGAAGCCTAACAGGAGGTTCAGTTGTTACGTTTACCAAATGGTCTGTGATACTGCAAAAGATGACGAATGTTCAAGccatgaaaaaacagaaagagtgttttgtaaaaaaggagggagaattTTTGAATATACTTAA